The Chloroflexota bacterium genomic sequence GGCGTCGGCCGAGGCGCACAACAACCGGGCCTACGCGTATATGACTGTGCACGAGTACGAACGCGCGCTGGCCGATCTCGACCGTGCACTGCAACTGCGGCCCGCCTACATCAATGCGCTGGTCAATCGCGGCGACATCTACAACTATTACTATCGCATCGACCATGCGCGCGGGATTGAGGACTACAACCGCGCGCTGCAACTCGACCCGGCGCATTCGCTGGCGCTGGGCCACCGCGCTATCGCCAATTTCTACGGCGGCGACTGGCCCGCCGTCCTGGCGGACACGGTGCGCGCGATGCGTGCCGGCCTGCAGGGTGAGACACCCGATTATTGAACTCCTGTCCAACGACCACCATGCTATGATTGAAATCAGCATTGACCCCGCACGCCAGCAGCAGGCCAAAGAGTACGCGCGCATTCGCCGCCGCCTGTTTGTCGTGGAACTGGGCCTCGCGGCGGCGCTGACGCTGGCGTGGCTATTCAGCGGCGCCAGCGCGGCGCTCGGCCGGCAGATCGCGGCGATTACGGCCAATGAGTGGCTTGCCGTCGCGCTCTACATGCTCGTCTTCGGCGCGGTCTATCTCGTCGTGGACCTGCCACTGACTTGCTACAGCGGCTTCGTCCTCCCCCATCGCTACGGGTTATCCACACAGTCGTTCGGCGGGTTCATCGCCGACGGCATCAAGGGCATGGCGGTCGGCGGCGTGCTCGGACTGGCCGTCATCGAGGTGATCTACGCGCTGCTGCGTACCGCGCCGGATACATGGTGGTTGTGGACAGCCGGCTTCATGCTGCTGTTCAGTGTCGTGCTCTCGAACCTGGCGCCGGTGCTTATCCTGCCGCTGTTCTACAAGCTGACGCCGATTGAGGATACCGAACTGGTGCGGCGGCTGACGGCATTGGCCGAGCGCGCTCAGGCGCGCGTGCGCGGCGTCTACACGATCAACTTCTCCAGCAAGACGACCGCGGCCAACGCTGCGCTGATGGGGCTGGGCAACACGCGGCGCATCGTGCTTGGCGATACGCTGTACGGCCAGTTCAGCGCCGACGAGATCGAGACGATCCTCGCACACGAGCTGGGCCACCACGTGCATCGCGACATCCCGCTCGGCATCGCGCTGGAGGCGGTGGCGACGCTGGCGGGGCTGTACCTGGCAGATCTCGGGTTGCTGGCGGGCGTGCAGGCGTTTGGCTTCGGCAGCATCGCCGACGTGGCGGCGTTCCCGGTCTTCGCGGCGGTGATGGGCGCATCCGGCTTTGCGACCATGCCACTGAGCAACGCGTTCTCGCGCTGGCGCGAGCGCCGCGCCGACCAGTACGCGCTGGAAGCAACCAACAAGCCGGATGCGTTTATCGGAGCGATGACGCGGCTGGCCAACCAGAACCTGGCCGAGGTGGACCCAGAGCCGTGGGTCGAGTGGCTGCTCTACTCGCACCCGGCGATCGGCAAACGGCTGGCGCAGGGCGAGGCATACAAACGGGCAGTAACCAATAGTCAGTAGTCAGAAGGTGGCGTGGAGCGGATCAGGGCGACTAAAAAAATCTGGTGATTACCCATATCTACCAGACCTCGCGGGTTTTGAAAACCCGCGAGGTCTTGATACGCGCGATCCACGACGATGTGGGTAATCACCAAAAAAATCCCTTGACAAACTGAGCGACCGTGCCCTGAGAATTCCAGGTCGCCACGCCGACGTGCGTGCGGACAGAAACTGGTGCGCCGGACTGCCAACATGTCATGTCGGCGAAAGCCGGCATCCAGCGGTGCTGCCCTTGGGCCCCGGCTTTCGCCGGGGCGACAACCGGTGACGCTTTGGTGCCGATCATGCACTACGACAATTGATGGCCCTGGGAGCGGATTGACGTTCATTGCTACTGGTTTATAATGGCAGTGTAGCCCGATTTACAGACCGATACGGCGCCCGACCGCTACAAATGCGCCATCCTGTGCATACCCTGCGTGCTGTTACCACGCGCACCTGAACCCGATGCGGCGACTTGAACAGCGAGACGACAGTGAATCCAAATTCGACAGTTAACGCGCAACCGGAAGAGGGCAGCGAAGCCGCCGAGATCACACCGCGAGCGCGCCTGTTGAGCCCGGGGCGCGGCGTGCTGGTGCGCTTCCACCCGGCTTACATTGCGGCGCGCTTCCAGCAACCATCCGTGTTTGCCACACGCGGCGACACGGACGCGGCGCCGCGGCTGACTCTGCTGGCCGAGTCGCTGAGCGTTCAGCCGGATCACTGGAACATCCGCGTGCACGCCGAGTATCCCGCGCAGACGCCCCGTCGCCTCTCGCTCTGCACGACGATTACCGGCGACCCGCAGCCCGCGCTGCGCGTGCGGCTCACCTGGGGCGATGTGACGCTCAGCCGCAACGCCGATCCCAGCGGCAGCGCCTGCTTCGATGATCTGCCGGCCGCGGTCGTGATGGCGGCGGAACCGTGCGTTTGGCTTGATATTGAAGCGCTGAACGACTAGCGCAACGTTCGCGATGTTGTCCCCACCGCGCGCGGGACCGCCGCTTAACCCCTGGGCGGCCGTCAACGTCTTCGGCGCAGCGCAGGGCGCATTGACCGCAAAGCACGCAAAGAGCGCAAAGGAAAGCATGAACTGGCGCTGCGCTTCGGCGCTTGAGGGCTCCGGCTTCCGTGCGTGCCCCGTATGTTGTACGACGCTGCCTGAAACTTTAGCCGCTCGTACCGCGTGATGCATATAGCGGGCCAGGTTGCGCGACAGCCGCGTGCAGCATCCGGCGGATGACGCGCCTATTTGCACGCAGTTCACGCACCACCACGGGAGAGCGTATGAAGAGCCATCTGCGCATTGTGTTTGGCCTCGTTGTGCTGGCGCTGCTCGCCGCCTGCGAAGGACCGACTCCGGCGCCATCAACCGCGACGCCCGCGCCCACCATAGCTGCTGCCACAGCAATGCCCGCCACGGTGGCCGTATCGACAATCACGGGAACGCCATCGCCGGCTACGCCAGCCGCGACCACGCAAGCGAGCGCGGCCAGCGGAGCCGCGAAGTCCAAGCCCAATATCGTATTCGTGCTCACCGACGATCTCGATGCGGCCGAGATCCAGTTCATGCCCAAGCTGAAGTCGCTGATCGCCGACCAAGGCATGACGTTCGACAACTACTTTGTGGCGATGTCGCTCTGCTGCCCCTCGCGCGCGACGACGCTGCGCGGGCAGTACCCGCATAACACCGAGATCCTCGGCAACTCCCTGCCGACCGGCGGCTTCCAGAAGTTTTTCCAGCTCGGCGAGGAAAAGTCCACGGTCGCAGTCTGGTTGCAGGACGCCGGCTACCGCACGATGCTGGCCGGCAAATACCTGAACGGCTACCCGGACAAGAGCAACGCGATGTACATTCCGCCCGGTTGGACCGAATGGTACAGCGCCATGAAGGGCAATCCGTACAGCGAGTACAATTACACGCTGAATGAAAATGGCAAACAGGTAGCATACGGCAAGACGGCGCAGGATTACGGCGCCGACGTGTACGTGCGCAAGACGACTGACTTCATCCAGCGCAGCGCGAAGGACGGCAAGCCGTTCTTCGTGTACCTGGCGCCGTACGCGCCGCATTCACCATACACGCCCGCGCCACGCCACGCCGACCTATTCCCCGGCGCGAAAGCGCCGCGCACGCCAAACTATAATGAGGCAGATGTGAGCGACAAGCCGGCCTACATCAAAGACCGCCCGCTGCTGACCACGAAGCAGATGGACACGATCGACCAGGATTACCGCAAACGGCTGCAGGCGCTGCAGGCGGTTGACGAGGGCATCGAGGCGATCGTCAACGCGCTCAAGGCGAGCGGCCAACTGGACAACACCTACATCTTCTTCACATCCGACAACGGCTATCACCTCGGCAACCACCGCCAGATCACCGGCAAGATCACGCCGTACCAGGAAGAGCTGCGCGTGACGATGATCGTGCGCGGGCCCGGCGTGCCGGCCGGCAAGACCGTGCCGCACCTGAGCGGCAACGCCGACCTCGCCCCGACGTGGGCGGACCTGGCCGGCGCCAAGCTGCCCGATTTCGTCGACGGCCGCTCGCTCGTCCCGCTGATGCGCGGGAGCAGCATCCCGCTCGATCAGTGGCGGCAGGTCTATCCGATTGAGAACGGCGAGATGCGTGCCGCACGGACGCAGAGCACACCGGGGCTGATTCCTGTGACCGACGCCGGTTTGCTGGAGCAGCCCGATGGCGACGCGAACCGGATGGCCGCGCTGTCGACCGCGCAGCAGAACCGGCTCGCCGTGCCGCCGCTGCGCGGCATCCGCATGCAGACGACGAGCTACATCGAGTACAACACGGGCGAAAAGGAGTATTACGACATCCAGGCCGACCCGTACCAGTTGCAGAACCTGGCGGGCAAGGCCGACCCGAAACTGCTGGCGGTGCTGTCGGCGCGCGTGAAGGCCCTGGCGGCGTGCAAAGGCGCAGCCTGCCGCACGGTTGAGGACGCGCCACTGAATCTGCCGAAGTAGCGGCGAGGCGGGCTTGCGCGACGCGCATCGAGGCCATGCAATACCACGCATGGCCTTCGGTTTTATTCACGCCTGCATTATGGCTGATAGGCGAAACTGTCCACCACGCTCGCATAGATTGAACGATTGGCAGCTAACTTATCGTCGTCAGCACAGAATGTCAGCCTGTATCCAACATCAGTGTAATACCGGTAGGTGTCAAGGCATCGCCTGACCACATTGGGCAATCCAAAATCCTGTATAGATTGAAACGTGTACTCCAACGTACCTGACTGAGCGCCTCGCACCGTGCGCACACTGTACGATTGTGCTGCATACAGCAAGTGTTGCTGCGCCAGGTTTTCACCCCAGGCTCGAACGGCCTCGAATGAAGGCAAGCCGGTACGTTTATGAATCGTCATCATCGACGAAAAATGATCCCATTCCAATCGAGCCACAATGTCGGGGACGTACTGGTCGCCTTGGGGCGTTTCCGAGAACCACCAAGAGTCGGGGTAATCTATCGCAAACTGTCCTACCGCGCTTACAACGTGGCGTAGCCCAACCGTAGTTGCGCGAGGCGGAACCACGTGCATCAGTGAAGCGATTGCTTCACCGGCTATTGCCACCGTTAGAATTGTCAGAGCAACCACGAGCAACAACCTCTTGCGACTGAGCCATGACATGCTCTTGTTCCCTGTATTGAGATGAAATCCACAAAGCAGCCCGTGCAATCACCCCGCCCACAGTATAGCACTCGCGGCTGATCCCTCGCATATCGCGCCCCGGCGCAAAATGCTATAATCGAGCCATCACCCTCGTTTACAGGGTGGCAGGCGGAACGTATGAAGTCCGACCGTTTACGGGAACGCCACGCGATCATTACCGGCGAGGGCATTGGCAAGGCAATCATGCGGGTGATGCCGGCCTCGTGGCTGACGCTTGCCGGATGCGAACGATGACCGCTCGGTGCGCTTTCACGATTAGCGGATGCGGTTTTCCGGCGGCTGATCGCCAGATGGAGCATACCCATGAGCACGGTATCTGCCTCGCAAGCCGACGCCTTCCCCGGCCTTGCGCACCTGGCTCCCGCCGAGCGCGAAGCGTTGTTGATCAAATGTGAATGTCGCATGATGCACGCTGGTGCATCACGACAAATCCCAAATCCCAACTTCCAAACCCCAAAAGCGCAGCCGAGTTGTGAGCGACCGGTTGCGCGCGAGGAGAACACAGCATGGCCGGAAAGAAACTGTATGGCTGCATTCCGATTGTCGTCACGCCGTTCGACCCGGAGGGCCGGGTGGATGAGGAGAGCCTGCGCCGCGAGGTCGACTGGCTGATCGACGGCGGCGTACACGGGCTGGCAACGCTGGCGCTGGCCAGCGAGGGCTACAAACTGAGCGACGCCGAGCGCGCGCAGGTGGCGCAGGCGGTGGTCGACCAGGCGCGCGGGCGGGTGCCGGTCATCATCTCGGCCGACCACAGCGGCGCGGATGTGGCGGT encodes the following:
- a CDS encoding tetratricopeptide repeat protein: MSVRARKLGGMAVVLVLAALLVWLAGSGLFRQPAFKPAPRPTPAATARVTDEDMAAGDAAFERGDYADAIAAYGRAIECNPASAEAHNNRAYAYMTVHEYERALADLDRALQLRPAYINALVNRGDIYNYYYRIDHARGIEDYNRALQLDPAHSLALGHRAIANFYGGDWPAVLADTVRAMRAGLQGETPDY
- a CDS encoding M48 family metallopeptidase, coding for MIEISIDPARQQQAKEYARIRRRLFVVELGLAAALTLAWLFSGASAALGRQIAAITANEWLAVALYMLVFGAVYLVVDLPLTCYSGFVLPHRYGLSTQSFGGFIADGIKGMAVGGVLGLAVIEVIYALLRTAPDTWWLWTAGFMLLFSVVLSNLAPVLILPLFYKLTPIEDTELVRRLTALAERAQARVRGVYTINFSSKTTAANAALMGLGNTRRIVLGDTLYGQFSADEIETILAHELGHHVHRDIPLGIALEAVATLAGLYLADLGLLAGVQAFGFGSIADVAAFPVFAAVMGASGFATMPLSNAFSRWRERRADQYALEATNKPDAFIGAMTRLANQNLAEVDPEPWVEWLLYSHPAIGKRLAQGEAYKRAVTNSQ
- a CDS encoding sulfatase, which encodes MKSHLRIVFGLVVLALLAACEGPTPAPSTATPAPTIAAATAMPATVAVSTITGTPSPATPAATTQASAASGAAKSKPNIVFVLTDDLDAAEIQFMPKLKSLIADQGMTFDNYFVAMSLCCPSRATTLRGQYPHNTEILGNSLPTGGFQKFFQLGEEKSTVAVWLQDAGYRTMLAGKYLNGYPDKSNAMYIPPGWTEWYSAMKGNPYSEYNYTLNENGKQVAYGKTAQDYGADVYVRKTTDFIQRSAKDGKPFFVYLAPYAPHSPYTPAPRHADLFPGAKAPRTPNYNEADVSDKPAYIKDRPLLTTKQMDTIDQDYRKRLQALQAVDEGIEAIVNALKASGQLDNTYIFFTSDNGYHLGNHRQITGKITPYQEELRVTMIVRGPGVPAGKTVPHLSGNADLAPTWADLAGAKLPDFVDGRSLVPLMRGSSIPLDQWRQVYPIENGEMRAARTQSTPGLIPVTDAGLLEQPDGDANRMAALSTAQQNRLAVPPLRGIRMQTTSYIEYNTGEKEYYDIQADPYQLQNLAGKADPKLLAVLSARVKALAACKGAACRTVEDAPLNLPK